One Triticum dicoccoides isolate Atlit2015 ecotype Zavitan chromosome 3B, WEW_v2.0, whole genome shotgun sequence genomic window, GTTTCACAGGCAAGACAACGCCAAATTATGGCAGCGAGGAGACAAAAGCATATGCTGCATACATAAAGGTGCATTGATACACAATGCACAAGCTTGCTCATGTGTTGACACGTGGTTTCGTTTGGCACGCAGTGATACAATTTGGTGATCCCACCACTAGTCAGTCCTCTATAGCTTTGCGACTATACGTTGCATACTACTGTATTTCAACGTTGTCGTTCCCATCACcagaaaaaatatattaaatacaCCTTAACAGGCAGAGAGACAGTGTCATTAACAATACTAAAACATTACTAGACCCAACTCAATTTGCAATTGCTTAGCTTGCTTGTCAAAAAGTATAATAAAGCTGATTATGACGGACACTTTTAACTCAGCACTGAACTATATTTGGTAGAAAGCAGGATTAGGATAATGAGGAAGAGAAACTTACATGTTTAGCCACGTAATCCATGACTTGTTGCCCAGTAAGGTTGGAACCTGGTTGCCTCACTATAAAAGCCATTGGCAGTTGCCCAACATCTTCATCTGGATATCTGCATAGTGCATATGAGGGGGCATCTTATATACTGCCACATGCTGAACAGAGCATCATACCATATTTTCGGGAATATATAATTCATTAGAATTTTCACCAAGTTTACTGCAGTTCTAAAGGTACCTACCCAATAACTGCAGCATCAGCAATTCCAGGATGTGATGTTAAAATATGCTCTAGTTCAGCTGGAGGCACCTGAGATGAGATGTATATATCAGTATCATGTAGACAGAATCTTGTGAGGCAAGATTCTCCAATGATTATGTAACTGTACCTGGTATCCTTTGTACTTTATCAACTCCTTCAAACGATCAACAATGTAGAGAAATCCATCTTCATTGAAGTAGCAAAGATCACCAGTTTTCAGCCAGCCTTCTGAGTCCACTGTTTCTGCAGTTGCTTTGTCGTCACCGACATAACCTGAAAAAAGACACCACCGGTGAGTCAGTGAGGCCCCGATAATAACAATAAGGCAAAAGCAACAATGTTTAGATCGCTTGTATTGTGATTCTTGTCTCCATAGCTTATTTAAACTGGAAAACTCAAAAcggtgcccgggctcatctgctccctctcagcaaaaaattcaaaaaaaatactagaaaaattcaaaaaattccaattttttttgtggtggtagataatttgacgcgtgaggtgcgccccaaaattcaactcatttggacatctgagcagctctcggcaaaaaagagaaatcgggtcaaaacagtgcgtgaacagaatacatttttacagaccctgattttgtcttttttgccgagagctgctcagatgctcaaatgagttgaattttggggcgcacctcacgcgtcaaattatctaccaccacaaaaaaaattggaattttttgaatttttctagtattttttttgaatttttctagtattttttttttgaatttttttctaagcgtgggtgcagattagccgcactcATTTAAACTACCTTAATATTGTGGGGGCCCAATAATAGTAAGGCAAAAGCAACAGTGGTACGATGCTATAATCTGCCAAGCACAGTCAAGTGTCTAGATCAGTTGTAATGTCACTCTCCATACCAAACTGTAGGGCGTATGGCTGGTAGCAGATATGAGAGATGTCGCCGCTCTAACAGATGATTTCAATTAACAAGTTCCAACAGAATATCACTGGCACGCTGGCATGACTAATCTATTAAGCAGGAGAACGAGCATCCCTGCATTGCTGCCAGGGTTGAAGAATTATTGAATTCGGTACTAGCCCACCACTTGTTGGATAAATGTCGGCAACTACATCAATCAACACAAAAAAAGTCGTCATGAAGCACATGGCAGGCAAGCCATGATGCTCACTCGCACATTAACAAAAAGGCATGTCTCTAAAGAAAGGCATCTGAGATCACCATCACATTGCTACGTGATGGACATACACAGCTTTCACATGATAAATGCTGGTACAACAAGCACGGCACAGAGAGAAAATCAAGCCACGACATAATGATAGATATGTAAAAGGTTTTAGGCGACGAATCATCAAGGCAATCAACATCGCTATCAAggcaatcatatttaaattttcaaGTGCACACTCTAAGCACTTCAACTAGCAGTAAACAAATCAAGGCACCATCTAATCCGGTGAGTGACAAAGGTCAACCGCGTGCTTAATGGTCAGAGCAATGACCCAGTTCATGCTGCGGAGTGCTCACCTTTCATGACGAGTGGGCCCCTGACCCAGAGCTCACCGCGCTGGCCCGGCCCGAGCGCCTCGCCGGTGGACGGATCTACTATCTTCGCCTGCAAGTGCGACGCCAGCTTGCCGACGGAGCCGTACGCCTTGGACTCCTCCGGCCCTACCGTCGAGGCCACAGAGCCAGATGATTCCGTCAATCCGTAGCCCTGTAATATAATAAATGGAATCGTACAGACATGAGTTCGCTAGATCAGAAAAGGTAATCTTCAAAGCGCATGGAAGATTCAGAAGTAATATTCTGCATCCTGCATGGAATCTGTTGCTTAACCTGAACAATCTGGACGTTGGGGAATACGGCGACGAAGCGCTCGGCGACCTCGCGGCCGAGGGGCGCGCCGCCGACGCCGATGACGAGGAGCGAGGAGAGGTCGCGGCGGCGCGCCTCCTCCGACTTGATCATGGCCACCAGGACGGGCGGCGCCGCGGGCAGCAGCGTGGCGCGGTACCGCTCTATGGCGCGCAGCGCGGCGCCGAAGTCGAACCGCTCCATGAGCACGGCCGTCTCCCCCATGGACACGGAGCGAAGGACCATCATGAACCCGAAGACGTGGAACAGGGGGAGCGGCAGCAGCGtgacggccggcggcggcggctcctcgcCCGCCTCGGTGGCCTCCGCCGCCACCCTCTCCCGGTTCTCGGCGTGCCCGCAGATCAGCGCGATGAGGTTGCGGTGCGTGATGGCGACGGCCTTCACACGCCCCGTCGTGCCGGAGGAGTAGAGCACGGCCGCAGTGTCCGACTGCTTCACCGCCACCGGCGGAGGAGCGGACCCCGCGCCGGCAGACGCCAGGCTCCTGTACGCATCGGACCCGAGGACGACGCACCTGACGTGGGCCGGCAGCTTGGCGGCGACCTCGGGGGCGGCgaaggcgacgacggggcgggagAGGGCGACCTGGTGGGCGTACTCCTCGGGGGTGGATGCCGGGTTGGCGGGGGACACGACGGCGCCGATGGACATGAGCGCGAAGTGGAGCACGGGGACGTCGAGGCGCGAGGGCGCGACGACGAGGGCGACGTCCCCGGGGCGGAGGCCGAGGGAGGACCAGAGGCCGCCCGCGAGGGAGCGGACGGCGGCGAGGAAGGACGGGTAGGAGACGGCAATGCCGGTGGCGGCGTCGACGAGCGCGGGGCGGTCGGGGAGCGGGGAGGCGAGCAGCGAGAAGGCGTAGGCCGCGGCCGTGACCGGGAGCGACTCCGGCGGCAGCGCGCCCGCCGAGGCGGAGCGGAGGCTGTGGAAGGTGCGCGTCGCCGCGCAGTAGCCGCTGCGCGGGTCGATCCCCtcggccgtcgccgccgccgccgccgccgtctcggccatCTGGGCGCGGGTTGGTATGGGGATTGCGGCGGAGGGGGGCGGTGGTGGTTCGGGCGCAGAACAGGGGGGGAGGAGAGCCGTGGCTAATCCCGAGTCCTCATCATCAGCCTATATTCATCGACCGCAGTGAGACGTCGCAAATCGCGACGGTGGCGGTGGGCCCGGCGGGCCGGTGTGCGTACTGGTACAGGGCTGTGGATCGTACACGTGGGTTTTTGGGGATCAAGGCAACAAAAATTACGGTGTAGTACAATGGGATTGGGTCTAGCAGAGTAGGAGTAGGACATTTTGTACTCGATCGGTATTTATTTACAAGGAAGACGATGGGTgtatctttttttttttgaaaatgacgATGGGTGTATCTGTTGGTCAAACCTGATTACGCATgcgaaccaacctatggttggGACAGTTAGGTGGACAATGGTATTATCAgttcaccagggttcaagtcctagtGCTCGTATTTATTCTTGATTTATTTCATGATTTATGAAGATAcgcttttagtgggaggagacgttcccgtcgactacgaggcgcctacggtgactttgtaaaGTCTTAAGATGAAATGCCGGCTTAGTctctcggagatgctcatagggatagggtgtgcatgtgtgcgtttatagcgcttgcgtctgtactatgttaaaaaaaggCTGATTACGCGTGCGAACCAAccagtggttggatggttaggtgaAAATGGTATCTTCATCTTATCAGAGTTCAACTCCTGGGTGTCATTATCAGGTTTGCTTATGAAACTGCTCATACcatgaagagaaggaagaaagggACGTGCGTTGtaaagctcgatatgatgaaaTCTTACGATCGGGTGGAATGACACTACCTGGAGTCCATTCTCTTAAAAATTGGCTTTAGCATCAACTTTGTTTGACCAATATTGAAGAGTGTTACTTCAGTATGGTTCACGGTTAGAGCGAATGGTGAACTCCTCCCATATTTTTACCTCATCTCGCGGTATGTGTCAGGGATGCCCCATATCACCGTTCCCATTTCTTCTGTGTGCAGGAGAACTTTCATCTTTGCTGACCTCATATGACGGATATATTGATAGAGGCATTCGAGTGACTTTTAGATCACCATGGGTGAGCCACTTATTGTTTAGTGATGATTGCCTAATTTTTATACAAGCCAACAATCAAAGTGCAACTAAACTCAATGAAATTCTTAGCATCTATGGGGAGGCCTCTGGACGGTGTAAATTGAGACAAAAGTTGAATATTTTTCAATCCTAATACTCCCCAACATACACGTGTGAGGGTTAAACAAGTGCTTGGTGTACAGGTTGAGGCCTTTGGCGAGCGTTACCTTGGTCTGCCTACGTCAATAGGTAGGATCACCAGCGGCACCTTCACCCATATTGGTGAACGGGCGCGCGCAAAAAATGCAAGGTTGGTCAGAGCGtctacttgattgtgctgccagagaaACACTATTGAAACCAGTGATCCAGGCGATCCCAACATTAAGCATATCATGTTTTCACTTGACCAAAAAAGTTTGCAAGAACCTGACTTCAGGTATGGCAAAATATTTCTGGAGTAGCTCCATTGATGGACGGTCTATGCATTGGATGTCATGGGACAACTTAGCTACACCAAAATGTAAAGGCGGAATGGGCTTCCACGATCTACGGTTTTTCAACCTCGCACTTCTTGAGAAACATGACTGACGCCTCATGACTAATCTCAATTCCTTATGTGCTTGAGTGTTGAAAGGGAGATATTTTGCGGATACAGAGTTCCATCTGGCCAATGTCCCAAAGACGACATCCGCTACATGGAGAGCTATAGTGGCTGGCCGAGAGGCACTCGATACCGGCCTCATCAAGCGTATGGGTATGGGATCCACCATATCAATATGGGGGGATTGATGGATTTCGTCGACAATATCCATGACTCCTGTATTTAAACCAGAAAACACGAATGTCGAGTTCGTCGGTGAACTTATTGATATTGACAACTGGACGTGGAAGACGGAGTTAGTGCGAGATCTTTTTATCGCCCCTGACGCGGAAGCAATTCTGAACATACCACTATACCAGGGAGGTGGTGATGATTTTATGGCATGGTCACATGAAAAATCAGGTGTATACACTGTCAAATCGGCGTACCGTTCTCTAATGAACAAAAAAGGAGCattcagctcttgaagaaggagcGAGTACCGGATCCTCCAATGATGGAAAAGAGTTGTGGAATGCATTATGGAAATTGAATGTGATTCCAAAGGTCCGAGTCTTCTACCGGCGTGTCTTGAGAGGGTTCATTCCGTCTAAATGTACTTTGAGACATCGGCATATACAATAACTCGGAAGATGCAAAATTTGGATAGTGATGGATGGAGACTTGGCTCATGCTCTTATCCCTTCTACACATGCACAACGATTCTGGGAAGAAGCCCCTTTGCTATTTGACTTCAAACCACCAAGGCTGCATCTCAGTACGTGGTCACAAGATATTTTATGTGACCAAAGATTCACAGAGAGGGAAACGGGTGATCATCATCACAGTGATGTGGGTCATATGGCATTCTCGAAACCGTCTTACTCATGATCAGGAAAAGATTGATCCGGCCATCTATGTGCGACGTATTAAAGAAGATCTTGCGATCTTGGAGATCCCCTGGCAACACCTGAAAATTTTGCCGGGTTATGGTTGGCGGCCttctgatgacatgatcatcaaaaTCAAGACTGATGCAGCCATTCACTTGGATGATGGCACTGGGGGAGCGGGAGGTGTGGCCCGATCCAGAAATCACCTATTCGGAGCTTGGTACAAACCCCTCGAAGGTGTTATTGATCCATTAATAGCTGAAGTCTTATCTGACCGGAAGGGCGTGTGCTTTGCACAACTCGGAGGTTTTCAAGAGAAGACAGATTGACTGGAGGTTTCGGAACTCTAGAAAACTCGTCGCAATTCTCTTTCGCTTGTGGCACCCCTGTTTTTTGAAATAGGAGAGCTAGCTTGTAATTTTATTTCTTTTGATATTCAAGATGTAATCCGGTCAGCCAACTATACAACTCATTTGTGTGCAAAGCGTGCTTGCACATTGACTGTGACAGAGAGCTGGCTGGAAGAGACTCCTAACTTCCTGGTGAGCAACTTATTGGCCCATGATCCAACAAATGCTTTTATTTGAATAAAGCTCTCAATATTTCCTGTAAAAAGGAGGCTTCAAgtcttggtgctcgcatttatccagaTTTATTTAAAAAGTTTCGGCGATGCACATTTAATGAGAGGAGACGCCCCTGACTAcggggcgcctacggtgacttcgtaaaatctcaaaatgatatgtgctcatagaggtagggtgtgTGTGTTCGCGCGTTCACAGAGATAAGTGTATAcgtgtatatatgagcgcttgcgtccatactgtgttaaaaaactgattagagcatctacagctgggCGCCCCAAACCCGCCTCAAACACCCGGACGGCCCGCCCGGTCACCGATCGA contains:
- the LOC119277840 gene encoding 4-coumarate--CoA ligase-like 5, which produces MAETAAAAAATAEGIDPRSGYCAATRTFHSLRSASAGALPPESLPVTAAAYAFSLLASPLPDRPALVDAATGIAVSYPSFLAAVRSLAGGLWSSLGLRPGDVALVVAPSRLDVPVLHFALMSIGAVVSPANPASTPEEYAHQVALSRPVVAFAAPEVAAKLPAHVRCVVLGSDAYRSLASAGAGSAPPPVAVKQSDTAAVLYSSGTTGRVKAVAITHRNLIALICGHAENRERVAAEATEAGEEPPPPAVTLLPLPLFHVFGFMMVLRSVSMGETAVLMERFDFGAALRAIERYRATLLPAAPPVLVAMIKSEEARRRDLSSLLVIGVGGAPLGREVAERFVAVFPNVQIVQGYGLTESSGSVASTVGPEESKAYGSVGKLASHLQAKIVDPSTGEALGPGQRGELWVRGPLVMKGYVGDDKATAETVDSEGWLKTGDLCYFNEDGFLYIVDRLKELIKYKGYQVPPAELEHILTSHPGIADAAVIGYPDEDVGQLPMAFIVRQPGSNLTGQQVMDYVAKHVAPYKKIRRVAFVNAITKSPAGKILRRELVQQALSMGASKL